AAGACCTCCGCGCCGGACGCGTGGCGGGCGCTGCCGTCCTGCAGGTGCCGTCGAAAGACCTTTGACGCGCATCAACAGTCCACGCGCCACGCTGTCTACGCTGGTTACACGCGGTGCCCGACTGCGCAACGCCTTGGAGACCACCATGTACCAACGAATCCTGCTCGCCGTCGACGGCAGCCACGCGTCCTACCTCGCGCTGCACCAAGCCATTGTGGTCAGCAAGGCGACGGGCGCGGAAGTCGAAGCCCTCTTCGTTGCCGATAGCAGCGATATCACCTTCGACATGGTTGGATCTGACTCGATTGCTTACGCCAAGCAGGTCGCCGGCTACGGCCGTGACACGCTTGCCGAGGTATCGAAGAAGCTGGATGCCGCAGGCGTCAAACATTCGACCAAGCTGCTCGAGAACTCCATTGCGCCCGGGCAGATCTCCGCAACGATCGTCGCAGAAGCCAACGAGACCGCAACCGACCTGATCGTGCTCGGCACACATGGCCGGCGTGGGCTCAAGCATCTGGTGCTCGGCAGCGTGGCCGAAGGCGTGGTCCGCAAGACCAACAAGCCGGTATTGATGGTGCGTAGTGAGGTCGAGGAATAAAGAACACCCATTGAGCGCTGCCCTCGCGTGTGTGTTCGGGGGCACTCGGCTGCCATTCTGTGCACA
Above is a genomic segment from Ralstonia pickettii containing:
- a CDS encoding universal stress protein yields the protein MYQRILLAVDGSHASYLALHQAIVVSKATGAEVEALFVADSSDITFDMVGSDSIAYAKQVAGYGRDTLAEVSKKLDAAGVKHSTKLLENSIAPGQISATIVAEANETATDLIVLGTHGRRGLKHLVLGSVAEGVVRKTNKPVLMVRSEVEE